Below is a window of Humulus lupulus chromosome 9, drHumLupu1.1, whole genome shotgun sequence DNA.
GATCTGATATGAATGTATTATacttatattttaatattttacagGATGTTGCTGGGCGTTCTCTGCAGTGGCTGCCACAGAAGGAATCACACAACTGTCCACAGGAAAGTTGATATCCTTATCTGAACAAGAATTGGTCGATTGCGACACAAGTGGTACTGACCAAGGGTGCGAAGGGGGACTCATGGACGACGCCTTCGAGTTCATCATCAACAATGGAGGCCTCAACACAGAGGCCAACTACCCTTACAAGGGAGTTGATGCCACTTGTAACAAGAAGTCCTCATCTTCAGATGCTGCCAAAATAACCGGCTACGAAGATGTGCCAGCCAATAGCGAGAAGGCATTGCTAAAAGCCGTCGCCAACCAGCCAATCTCAGTGGCAATCGATGCTGGTGGTTCTGAATTCCAATTGTACTCGAGTGGCGTCTTCACCGGGGAATGTGGAACCCAATTAGACCATGGTGTTACAGCCGTAGGATATGGAACTGCAGATGATGGTACTAAGTATTGGTTGGTGAAGAATTCATGGGGTTCCAGTTGGGGTGAGAATGGTTACATTAGGATGCAGAGAGATGTGGATGCCGAGGAAGGCCTTTGTGGCATTGCTATGGAAGCTTCTTATCCTACTGCTTCTTAaatgtttttatatataaatgtaatagTTGAAATGAATGTTGATCACCTAGCTATAGTTCTTAAAGTTATACATGAATGTATATTCTGATAttgtttatataaatatatatataagaactCTTCTACTCTTATAGTTTGTTATAATAGATTGATCATATTATACTTTTAAATAGAATCAAAAGTTTGTCTTTCATATCTCTTCTAATAAAAGCTATTGTGTTTTATTGAAATCATAATACTCATGAACATAATAACACATGTCTTCACTACACCAAACTACATCTTTTGTGTCAGTGAAACGCATCAGTCAATGCAGTTAACTGACGTCGTTGACCGAGAAtcaacatttgtggcagttgagcactgccacaaatgcaggGGTATTTGCGTTAGTGATAACACTGACACTTTTAATTGGTGAAGTTTGCGTTAGCGGTCAACTGACGTCGTTAACGCACTATTTGCGTCGTTCGCGTCAGTTGCCCACTTATAATTTCAATTATTTGCAGTTCAATTCATATTTACCGTATACTGACGCTGGACTTAATGAAGTTCAAGAGGAGTAGGCAAAATATATTCTACCCCATCTCACTAAATGATGGCATGCATGCTAAGTACCTATGTGAGGGGATTTAGTCCTTTTTGGAACtttgtatttcttttattagaaattgttagaactaatcaaatacaGAATCAATCTAACAAATTATAGGTTGAGTTAATTTAACTTTTTGATATGCATACTGTGCTAAATATCTATTTTATGACAAACTAGTTTTTTTGGAACTTTGCTAGATATCCATTTTATGACAAACTTTTTTGGAActatgtatttcttttattagaCAGTGTTAGAACTAATAAAATATAAAGTCAATGTTACTAAtgttgatttaatttaatttttttatgtgcaTTCTTTTACAGCAATTGCTGCGTTGATTTTGAAACCAGGAGGGGCATTGACAACATATTTGCAGTGTCCTCTGGTGTGAAAATattgcgacagttaaaaactgtaacCATAGAGAGCCAATCACAACACCTAATAATTTTCAGCGTTGCCCGCAACAGTGACAGTGTTTAACTGTCGGCGTAACTACCCCTacgccggcataggcaaatacgacagttagtcaactgtcgtcattgctcaatagcgacagttaaaaactgtcaggAAAtctcatttttgtagtagtgaaaataTAACTTTGGTACCCTCTAATAAGAAAAATTCCTATCGAGTACCCACGATTTGTAAAATCAGTCTAAATGGCACCTTATGGTCAAAATAAATTTCTATAATACCTAAATTACCCCCATTTTAAATgctttaaattattaaaatttatttacaaaatatgataacatatatcatattataaattttgctccaatttatttatttttaaattaattttaatttatcacACCATTACAAAACCTCCTCTTTCCTGCTCTCTCCACCTCATCTTTCTTTCTTCCCTATGCCATTGGAAGTTGAAAATCCGTTTCCATCAAGATCAGTAGAACCCATTTCTTGGGTTGGACCAAATCGACATCGACATAGCAGAAACACATGGGCTTACGAGAAGCATGGTGACAAGATAGTGTTgcggttttatgccctaattaaaacccaaattctttgaaatctcattttattatcaatgaaagaatagaaatcatttttttgacttggtcagtcactttgctcacatgttttattttcatgattatttgtttaatataaacttatattaaatcccgagcatataactaatcttatttatagtgatgtaatcacagtggaatataaatatgattatatgttcaaaataagttagtcctaagattagtcagcgcacaggatttacactaacttgccaatttacgatatgatctacttacacattacagtgttatgttctttcaagaacattagcaaagtagataagatcgaatgtatttgttacatcggacaggaccgatattgacagttgataagataagtaaacataccgttattatctattctagtcatatcatatagttgaccataggtcaattcaatctcaattctgagtggttagtattctaactgattgtattatttgagttctttgacttgttcgttaccagcttaccctacggactagcccatacttacatcttgggaactcagtagtataattgagtgggagtgttaattatagatatgaacatctatagcttctgatgaagaagtgaaacgatggtttccttttagtttggtccaaggtgttaaatgatagagatctcatttcagtaattaaattagtttactgaaatatcatttacaaggaactaagtgttttaaggataaaatacaatgaggggtaaaacgatattttagtcctatctcattgtagaccgtctatagaggattaagtgacaattatggttgtaacaagggataattaatagcgtattcatattttttatagagtgttctatgaattcaagagtgcaattccaagtctatagtagagtcacgaggaattaataagttagtaaatttatttgttagatttatgataacttattggagcttgatttcataggcccatggtccctattgtaccttggataaaatcatctagatagtctcaattaattgatttaatcatcaattagaattatcaaagttgaccaggtcaattttggatggtttcacagagttgtgtaattttgagaagaaaagagaaattatgcagatttattaattaagataaattggtatctaaattaataaataagtttaaatccaagttcaaattataaataattaatttgatagaggatttaaatcattatttaattaattaaatcaatagaaaataatacaatccttgattttaagtccaatgggcttataatcaaatgggaaatttcactggcttatagcccatgataatttcgacctagggcttcaaaatggctgttattttattgattttttaattaaattaaatggcctaattgattctataaaaggagtggttagagagaagtcaaaacataagtcacaagtcagattttctaatagttttagattctctctaaacacaagtcttttcgaaacctctttgttattttctcttcttctctctatatctatctcatgtgttgagaattgcccacactagtctatgTGGTTCTTAGGATATATTGGaatattgtgaagaaaatagaagatcattcagtttcttgataatactctgcgacagagaggatacgagagttagagaaactaaaggaagggaatgaaattccattttttatgattaccaacttaattattcaatttaaataattaattgctgaactgttacagaaatgtttaaacagacacagagactgtttgaacagaaaccagatatgtttaaacagtttatcaccagaagataaaaacgaacataaggtaaagaacacacgaaattatacgtggtatcagcaatctttgcagattgctactggtccacggggccacgcccagataatgaaatttattagaagaatatctaaacgattacaaaactaaattgacttatacaaataaagactccctcatGAATTTTTCcaaactgttgtaatctaaactcctaatcaaatttctgaagtgctaagatcttcaacccttcaaatcataacacttgcacttttcctcccaaaaagtgactcacgaacatgacttctcccgaagcttgatgaacaatgtccaagtgtaacgccctggttaccccagaacaattacggtgaaccagaaatttgacccgctacccgagtcatttggttaaaaacgtgttctaagtgttattaacaggctaaggtgaaaatcaataaaaagggaaatgatatattttattaagtacgtAAAACtattcatgagctcatcaaaacgtttacaagttatttacaactcaaaatagtcattacagtttcaaaagtataaacccgccgacctaagcggcaaaaatagggtaaaccccctagttcctctgagaactcattggtcgtggtggtcaagcggccgcatatgtacacatcaccacttaagctctccactcaaggctgggtgagcttttctttccctttacctgcaccacatagcacccatgagccaaggcccagcaagaatacacaataaagcatgatataatatcaacaatgatcataataatcattcaggactatcagtccaaaacagatacgtgacagtagcaaaagtcacaaaagtgggtacaactccctctggccatgtgacgatagggtcaccagggcttaactgataagtgattcctttcataagtttgaccaggataggtgtaaggtgaatagtcaccagcataaccttcctcatgaccatagagtcataaccttggaacatcgttccctagccatgtgacaacagtcaccggggccttatgccctggctctgagtactagtcttagactagccaagcgcttataagttcatcgaccttagggtcggtccagcattagtgtcatagagccattcaatgctgatattgattagatctaatcttcatttggctcgacgttcatgacgctatgccatttctgactctaaggtcagtatccctgactagtcaatgccatatacaagtaatcaacattcactagcatttaatatgtaatccatgtccacatatatcaaccaataTGCCTCAATAACattcacgcatgtcatatatacacaggatgcagttttcttacctctggttcgagtggaaatgaataaaagaacgacccttgagaacgatcaacattttggtcctttagcggttacctggtcataaccaattatgggattccatcaataaagtGAGTAACAAAGGGTtcccgaaccaaaacctagcctccgagacatcaaacactactaaaccaggtagtaggatcaaccccgaggcctaaggttagcatccccaagccaaaaagccattaagggccgcggccctccttggccatgccgcggcccgccccttaaACAGAGGCGGCCAACTTTAGCACTCttcaagggttgcggccctccctggccatgccgcggcccaacctccagttcagccaaattccctgtttttcttcccttgcgatttctcttggaaccaacctttcaaaccaatcttaaacaccactcaaacctccaacacaacccctaaacttgatctataacactccctcatcaaaagccaagttaaaccccaaccaaaacttccatcaattccaacaatccaacaaCAAGATCACAAGTTGAAACTAACAACTAAAACAGAGTATACATGGAAACCAatggctaaaaacttacctcaaactcaagttgtggtgctcttcaatggtagaccaCTCTTCCAAACTTCCAAGGCctacttcccaagcttaaatcctcaacaagatcacaaaaaccACAAAGGAGATGAAGGAggaggaaggtacgggtaagctccaaacttgctctgtttttctcatAAATTTTACTGCTGAACTCaatttatatctatcctaggggtaaaaagaccattatacccctaggtcaattatgggtttctaaaggctcccaagggcatatctgtcatttccaacctatctcgttaatcataattaacgctcttcaattcccgctattctcaataatatcaaacaccaataattcacatctcgttaccctttaaccccctgtaacgctctaatcattaaaaacaccccgagactcatcccgaaccccaagcttaaacctgttatgaccaatcTGATAATCTATATTTAAAGATCGTTTCATGCCAAAtaactcaaaccaatccacattataatgtggcctctcaatatatcattgacatgcaaacaaatatacacttatgccctcaacgggccaaattaccaaagtacccctgtaaacaaatgttgacccacgtgcatgcatttaacatcatattataatataattttcataaacatgcatatattcatgtaatgacataattaaacaagtatggccctctagACCTACTATTCTCGccattaaacacatcggagaattcgaggcattacaccaagtgtgttcaacctgcacaattaacacaaagaaaacaatacagaagtacactgtaataaaccacaaaaaacttgctggactcaagttcttcacataaaaagtctctctaaaacttgaaaatatatggaaaataatagaccaagagagatgatcaaaaaccaacgaccaaaggatgattatataccctttagagcccctttaggtcgtggaaaataaatcagaaaccaatcagccaataaatggaaaatcctcccaaacaggaaagtcagaatctgttccgttcaaacagattcattgaacctggacaatttttaaacccagtttccttaaataaataaggaaacaaaatatacattatctctgcaagctgtacacggtttctagacaaacaaatcagatcaagaaataaataccaataatttccatatatacaaaagtttaagacaagatattttttaataggaaattatatatttattcaaTTAACATACATAGAATAATATGATTTTAGAAAACATTTcacaacaaaacaggaaactacccatttaaaaaaaaacttctttaattaattttgtcaattttgtcaaatatgtcaataaaggattttacagagtctataaaaggagtgcttagagaaaagtcaaaacataagtcacaagtcagattttctgatagttttagattctctctaaacacaagtcattttctaagcctctttgttattttctcttcttctctctatatttatctcatgtatcgagaattgcccacactagtctaggtggttctaaggatacattggaagattgtgaagaaaattggaagattgtgaagaaaatagaaaattggttcagtttcttgataatactctgcgacagagaggatacaagagttagagaaactgaaggaatgactctttaattccgctgcgtatactgtaagtattctattctttgtttctctttgaattccattttagaaacatgttttgaaaaataatccacaataaatatatatttgaaaaatatgaAACAAGACTCATGATGGGattgttaataaattgataataataacatgatttagaaaccttaaattattattattattattattattattattattattattattattattttgcctaaaatcatatattaattatatgataGCACATGCATTTTTGCTTTGACaaaatttgtttttatttctttACATCATATATTAATCCCActaatattttacaattttttcaACATTAATGTCATAATTTTAATTATTCTTAGCACATAAGGTGATATATTTCTTTGACATAATTTATGttttccatatattttttttcattaactatttatataattattatcaATATGTTTTATTCTTAAACATAAAATCTTTCATCCATTGGTGCAATTGCAATATTGACATAAAAAATGGTGTAAAAAATTGTTTCTATAGAACCTATTTctctctatatataaatatatatatctagagCAG
It encodes the following:
- the LOC133802655 gene encoding senescence-specific cysteine protease SAG39-like codes for the protein MASSSHKVSVVLALVLVLVMWASESQCRTLNEASMSEQHEQWMARYGRTYKDDAEKEIRFQIFKKNVEFIESFNKAGNKPYKLGLNDFVDLTNEEFRASRNGYKKSSSVPRNTPFKYESVTAVPSTMDWRKKGAVTPVKDQGQCGCCWAFSAVAATEGITQLSTGKLISLSEQELVDCDTSGTDQGCEGGLMDDAFEFIINNGGLNTEANYPYKGVDATCNKKSSSSDAAKITGYEDVPANSEKALLKAVANQPISVAIDAGGSEFQLYSSGVFTGECGTQLDHGVTAVGYGTADDGTKYWLVKNSWGSSWGENGYIRMQRDVDAEEGLCGIAMEASYPTAS